GGAGGCGCGGCCGGCGGGAGAGGGATCGTTCCCTTTTCCGCACCCGGACCGCGGCTTCGGATGGTTCGATTGGCGTCTGCGGATTGCATTGCCCCTCCTCGATTCGGCGGTTTGAGCCCGTTGCTCCCTTTGCCGCTTTCAGTCTCTCGAAAGTCGGGTCTCCGCGCATGATGCAAACGCTTCAATCTGTGGTCATTCCGCGGCTGCTACCCAGTTTTTGTGCGGCCGGCGAACGGCCGTGATCATCTTGAGGGCGCCGACCGCTTCCGCGCAGGTGAGGCAGTCCTCCTCGGCGGTCCGGACGGGGGCGGCGTGACGAAGCACGTCGGTCATCGAAATGATCCCTTTGAGCCTTCCGTCCTCGATCACGGGAAGCCGGTGGACCTTGGCGCTCTCCATGACCTGCAGCACGTCGTGGATCTCCTGGTCGGGTCCGCAGGAGACCACGCGACCCGAGCAGACCTCCGCGAGCGGGATCTCCGAGGGACGGCGATCTCCCCGCACGACCGCCATGCAGAGATCACGGTCCGTGATGACGCCGAGGATCTCGCCGGTCCTGCCGACGACGGGGACGAAACCGCAGTTGTGATCGAGCATCGTGTTCG
This DNA window, taken from Thermoanaerobaculia bacterium, encodes the following:
- a CDS encoding CBS domain-containing protein — its product is MRVRDVMTTRVWSCSENATVASAANTMLDHNCGFVPVVGRTGEILGVITDRDLCMAVVRGDRRPSEIPLAEVCSGRVVSCGPDQEIHDVLQVMESAKVHRLPVIEDGRLKGIISMTDVLRHAAPVRTAEEDCLTCAEAVGALKMITAVRRPHKNWVAAAE